From one Nilaparvata lugens isolate BPH chromosome 2, ASM1435652v1, whole genome shotgun sequence genomic stretch:
- the LOC111046069 gene encoding uncharacterized protein LOC111046069 yields the protein MCRVMNRGLAVVLLFILSDSVAESAEVIQNGLGKLKFTSFQSCTIPESKEYYYTSFDGTKRFLPKTDKIDGNGQQAVRVKCFESSKQSKASDVVVCFNGEWFPSDHGCVTRSCDPVANTTSTNYTCTTAEGRDIACDTPVPINSKITIHCSHWRYMNPNPKNTSKLCLEDGRWEKWDTCILECGGTLVKPLDDLSEIALYQNPWHVIIYRLEDSKWTEKCVGTILNNYMIITAHICFDFMSFEAKSAKVAVGQYYRDFETAQSLSRIYDVVLSPVMFSPLYEMSPLVIIMTETYIHYTDTVVNACFNFKPVGEIDRLLWKNPIEWRIAILRKDSGSTLKETENMLVASNSECLSKYADQLKGKRLRSDQFCAVFKSQRQFNTTDIGAGLMSLVISRGKSKRFYLRGILDGSSEDGGVLTFTDIWSMDNQIFLHSAINEFRETHEHDTG from the exons ATGTGCCGAGTGATGAATCGCGGATTGGCAGTGGTTCTTCTGTTCATATTGTCAG ATTCAGTAGCAGAATCAGCAGAAGTGATCCAAAATGGATTGGGAAAGCTAAAGTTTACTTCCTTCCAATCTTGCACGATTCCTGAGTCGAAAGAATACTACTACACCTCATTTGATGGAACAAAACGATTTCTTCCGAAAACTGACAAAATAGATGGCAACGGTCAGCAAGCGGTTAGGGTCAAATGTTTCGAGTCCTCCAAGCAAAGCAAAGCATCAGATGTGGTTGTTTGTTTCAATGGAGAATGGTTTCCCAGTGACCACGGCTGTGTGACTAGATCTTGCGATCCAGTTGCTAATACGACTTCAACCAACTACACGTGCACTACAGCCGAGGGTAGAGACATCGCTTGTGACACACCGGTCCCGATCAACTCCAAAATCACCATTCACTGTTCACACTGGAGATATATGAACCCCAACCCCAAAAACACTAGCAAGTTATGTTTGGAAGATGGAAGATGGGAGAAGTGGGACACTTGCATACTTGAATGTGGTGGAACACTTGTCAAGCCCCTTGACGACTTATCAGAAATAGCACTCTACCAGAACCCCTGGCATGTTATCATTTATCGTTTGGAAGATAGCAAATGGACTGAGAAGTGTGTAGGCacaattctcaataattacaTGATCATCACTGCTcatatttgttttgattttatgtCATTTGAAGCAAAATCAGCGAAAGTTGCAGTAGGACAGTACTACAGAGATTTCGAAACAGCACAGTCCTTATCTCGCATTTATGATGTAGTTTTGAGTCCGGTTATGTTTAGTCCGTTGTATGAAATGTCACCCCTTGTCATAATCATGACTGAGACCTATATACATTACACTGACACAGTCGTCAATGCGTGTTTCAACTTCAAACCAGTGGGAGAAATTGATAGACTTCTATGGAAAAATCCAATAGAATGGCGAATTGCGATTTTGAGAAAAGACTCAGGATCTACTTTAAAGGAAACAGAAAATATGTTGGTTGCTTCCAATTCAGAATGCCTGTCTAAATATGCCGATCAATTGAAAGGAAAACGACTACGTTCTGACCAGTTCTGTGCCGTTTTTAAAAGTCAAAGACAATTCAATACCACCGACATTGGAGCGGGTCTCATGTCTCTTGTCATATCACGGGGTAAGTCGAAGCGCTTCTACTTGAGAGGAATATTGGACGGTTCAAGTGAAGATGGTGGAGTTTTAACTTTTACCGATATTTGGAGCATGGATAACCAGATTTTTCTCCACTCAGCTATAAATGAATTCAGAGAAACACATGAGCATGATACTGGTTAA